GAAAGTCTGGATCAGAAATCCACTCTCCGACTTCCAGTTCTCGAATCAACTGCCGCTCTTCTTCGTCCAGTGGCTCTTCTTGAGGACGGATATTTTCGTGGGGCATGGCTCCTCCTCGCTCAGGGCATTCCATCAACTCTGCGGTACACGCGCAACAGGCGGCTATCGGTCCAGCTTGGACGTGAACCTGCCTTTTTTGGCGAGCGCATCAGCCGAAGGCTCTCACCGCTCGCCCGCCTTTCTGCTAGGCTTAGGCCAAGTCTGGAAAGGAGTACGCCAATGCCTGAGCCAACCGACAGCCCGAACACACGTCCCATTGATACCGGAACACAGCAGCTCTTGTGCCATATTGAAGGCGGCGTCGGGGTAGTGACCTTTAACCGCCCGGAAGCCCGTAACGCGCTGTCCGATATCCTGACCCCGGCCCTGCGCCGCATCATGCCTGAGCTGGCGGCCATGCCCGAGGTCGGCTGCATCCTGCTGACCGGTGCCGGCCAGGCATTCTGTGCCGGTGGCGATGTCAAAAGCATGAACGCCGGCCCACCAGTCGAACAGACCACCGAACAGAAAATCGCGACCCTGCGTCACAAACAGGCCACCCTGACGGCCATGATCTACGAGTTGGAAAAGCCCGTCATCGCCGCCCTGCCCGGCCCGGCCGCCGGCGCCGGCCTGTCGATCGCCCTGGCCTGCGATATTCGGATTGCCGCCGAGCGGGCGTTTATCACCACCGCCTTTCGGAATATCGGTCTGTCGGGCGACTACGGCGGCAGCTGGTTTCTGACCCAGCTGGTAGGCACCGCCAAAGCCCGAGAGCTGTACTACACCGCCGACCGGGTCAGCGCGCGCGAGTGCGAGCGGCTCGGCATCGTCAACCGGGTGGTGGCCGACGACGAGTTGCACGCCGAAGCCCTGGCCCTGGCCAAACGGATTGCCGCCGGACCGCCCATCGCCATCGGCTATATGAAAGAAAATCTGAACCGGGCGGTAAGCCAGGATCTGCGCACCTGTCTCGACATGGAGGCCGACCGCATCATCCGCGTCCAGCAGACCGAGGACTTTCGGGAGGCGGTCAGGGCTTTTGTTGACAAGCGGCCGCCCACTTTCCGGGGCCGTTAGCGCGTGGGA
This window of the Desulfurellaceae bacterium genome carries:
- a CDS encoding enoyl-CoA hydratase, encoding MPEPTDSPNTRPIDTGTQQLLCHIEGGVGVVTFNRPEARNALSDILTPALRRIMPELAAMPEVGCILLTGAGQAFCAGGDVKSMNAGPPVEQTTEQKIATLRHKQATLTAMIYELEKPVIAALPGPAAGAGLSIALACDIRIAAERAFITTAFRNIGLSGDYGGSWFLTQLVGTAKARELYYTADRVSARECERLGIVNRVVADDELHAEALALAKRIAAGPPIAIGYMKENLNRAVSQDLRTCLDMEADRIIRVQQTEDFREAVRAFVDKRPPTFRGR